CATGTTTGTACTAGATGTATTCGATCTGGAAAGATAGTAAAAGCGATATAGATATAGTTAGACCTCTTTTGATATTATCTGTATTCCCAATAAAAAACAAATCCTATGGAAAGGAGAAATGTTTTTACTGAGGTGAAGTATAGGAGGTTTGTATATGTAATAGTCTTTACAGCAATTATTTACCTAACCCTTCCCTTCGCTAGGTTGATATCAGAATACTTACGAACCCATAATCTACTAAAGCATTCCATTTATATACTCATAGCAGTATTTATTGTTATCTGCTGTTACCTGATTTTCAGATACATTGGATATAAACTAATAAATATAATTACTATTTTGTTGTTTTTTACAATCTATGTGCTGATAATTCAAAGGTATGATATTATTGTGGAAAAGCTACACTTTGTTGAATATGGAATTCTTTCCTATCTTATTTATAATTCCCTGACAGAGCAGTTGAGTTCACGATTGATCTATCCAGTGTCATTTATAATTCTTACTATTATTGGATGGGTGGATGAGATCATTCAATATTATCTACCAGATAGGTTTTATGACATTAGGGATGTTTGCCTAAATAGTCTGTCTGGATGCCTTATCCTAATTCTAATCTATATAGTTGAAAAATTGAGAGATAGATCTTTCGATATAGGTAGAAATTGAAATATTATCTCTAAAGTAGACTTATGTAGCCAGAAATATTGATTATTATAAGGAATAGAGAAAAAAAGAGGATGGCGCTAATAAAAATAATCGGGGAGAGGAAAATCATCACAGATTCGGCAAAGCTGATTCGATGAATCTCTGAGATGCCCTGAATAATAATAAGGGCTTGCCAAATGAAGACTAGGATCGAAGAGAATAAATAAAAGAAGATTGGCGCAAAATGCAGCACCTTGAAAATGATGACTATAGGCAGGAGAAAAATTCTTGGGAATAGAGAAAATATTATTACATTGATAATATTCTTTGCATTGCCATTATAACCCCGAATCTGACAAGCTAGGTCAACTAAAGAAGCTGTAATAGCAATTATTAAAGATAGAATAAAAAAGGCGAGAATCCATCCATAGGTAATCTTATAATAAAAGAATAGATCCTCTTTCCCAAGAAGTGAAATAGTAATTATTTCTATGATTGAAACAGCAGCCACAACCGAGATGCTGAGAGGGAGTGTCTTTTTCTCCTCCTTAGTAATGATATTTATAAGCCTTCTCGGTTCTACCAGTGTATAGTAAAAATAGTCGACCCATATTAGTGATTTAATATAATCCATCATGGCACGTAACGATACTCTAGTAATGAATACTCATTATTGATTATCCTATCCTGCAAATTGATATCCCTTGTGAATTTTTTTTCAATCGACATTATTATACGCTCCAGTGGGGTCCTTACTTCATCATATACAGCAGAATCTTGTGGTAGTTTTGCCATTTCTCTTGCCTTATTTATTGCATCCTCAAGGTTGCCTATTGAGTCAACGAGGTTGTGCTTGACAGCGCGCTCCCCATCCATTACCCTTCCGTCAGCAAAGGGCTTGATATCAGAAATAGGCATGTTCCTCCCTAAGGAGACATCCTTCAAGAACCTATTGTAGGAAGAGTCAATCATTCTTTGAATAATATCCTTCTCTTCCTCACTGATGTCTCTATATAATGAGAGCAAATCCTTGTATTTCCCACTCTTAATAACGTTCATTTTTATGCCTATTTTATGAAAAAGCTCCTTTAGATTTGGAGAAACAGCAATAACACCTATGGAACCTGTAATTGATCCATAATTAGCTAATATATGGTTGCAGGCTGAAGCGATATAGTAACCACCCGAAGCTGCCACATCGCCTATTGATGCAATAAGAATAATATTCTTCTGTTTGAGTTTTATCAATTTTTGATATATCTCCTGAGTTGCACCAACGGTGCCTCCAGGAGAATTTATTCGAACCACTATGGCCTTAATATTGTTATCCTTCCCAAAATCATCCAACCTCTTAACAATGCTATCTGCTCCAGAGTCCATCCCCAGTAGGTGACCTCTGTCATTTGCTAATCGGATGGGTCCATATATCCTTATTATTCCAACACCGGGTCCTGTTTCTGGAGTTGATATGGTGAATAACTCCTGTTTGGTCTTGTCCATGTTGAGACCAATATCAATAATTGCGAGGATTGAAGAGAGGGCGACCAATGTTAATATTGATAAGATGATTTTTCGATTTTTATCCATAGATTGTTATCCTCGATTATCTGTTTAAATCTCCAGGGCCTGCTGTTAATAATTTGCTAAATTATTTATAAAAGAAAAATTGTATAGGGTTGTTACCCAACTAATGTTATAGCACAATCGTAAAGTATTATATAAATAGTAGCAAATATATTTTTAATTTAATAAGGAATAATAATATCAATCCCTTTCCCAAATATTACTTAATCTCATTGTAATCCCTTAAAGAGTACCATAATCCCCATCATGAGGTTGAATCGTAGCGTTTCCAAAGGGAACTCGCTTCATTTTTTTTGGTTAATTTTTTACTTGTTTGAGCCATAAGGAAATGGTGAGATAAAAAAAGGATGTCTTCATAGAAGTAATTCTATCGGACATCCCTCTTTTATATGACCACTAATATAAATGTGAATGATAGCAACCCCGGCAACGCCCTACTCTCCCACACCGTTACCAGTGCAGTACCATCGGCGATGAAGGGCTTAACTTCTGTGTTCGGAATGGGAACAGGTGTTTCCCCTTCTCTATAGTCACCGGAGCATAAATGACTCTGTTGAATGGAGGTTATTAAAATAGATTTGGCCTTTCTTTGTCAATAAAAATTGTTGAAAATATAAATTTTTTATTACTTCTCAAAAATACTCTACTCGCTGGTGGCGCAATTTTAGCATTTATGTTAATTATTGAGAAGATGCAATCATTTCAGTTAATTCTCAATAATCCTGAAATGTTAATAGTTCTCCTCAATCCTTCACCTTGGAGGAGGATGGAAGAATCACTTGTTCTCACGGTATAGGTATAAGAATGTCCTTCAATAGAATTATAATAGTGAAGAATTGAAAATATTGCAAGGAAATACTAATTGATGATTGAAGTCATGTTGCTGCCGGATTAACTGAGCAATGAATCTCAGATGTTTTAGTTATAATAGTGTAGAATCATTATCTAAATTGACAAAAGGAACATTTTGTAATAATGATGTTCTATTCAAATAGATTGATCTTGGGAAAGAAGATGGCTAAACCTGTTATACCCATAAAGGCAAAACTATTTATTGGTGTTATTGCAAACTCAGATGATGTTTTGAATCAAGCCGAGAGGATCATTGAGAAAAAATTTGGTAAGATCGATTATAAAACCAAGAAAATACCATTTTCACATACTGAATATTATTCATATATGGGCTCAAATCTGTTCAAGGTGTTCTTTTCATTTCACAGGCTGTTTAAGAGGGAAGATATTGTTGTAATAAAGCTTTTGGCCAATAAGCTCGAAAAGAAGATATCCGGGAATGAGAAGAGAAGGGTCAATATTGATCCTGGCTATCTGACGCTTTCAAATGTCTATCTTGCAACTTGTAAAGATTTCTTTCATAGGGTGTATATCGGAAGGGGGGTCTATCTAGAAAATGAGTATAAATATGTTGGGAAAAATTTTCAACCCTGGGAATGGACATACCCTGATTATAGGAAACATGAGTATCTTGATTTTTTTTATAATATGAGGAAGCTATATCGTAAACAGATAAAAGAGGGCTAATATGCTTCCTAAATGATGATCCAACTGATTTTTATCACCTAATATTTGTAATAATCATCTGTTTCATATCGAATATCAGCTAACTTTCTCTTCTCAATGCTGCGTAGATATTTCTTCAGGGTCTCATTGTTCGGATCATCCTTAATAAGCTTCTTGATTGTATCAATCGCCTCGTTATATCTTCTCAGTTCCTTTAAGCACTGGGATATCCATATTTTTAGGTCTGTGTTCTCGGGATTTTTCAATTCAGCTTTCTGATAAAATGAGAGGGCATTTTCATACTCACCATGTGATTGATATATCCTGCCCAATTGAGTAGCTGCTTCGAAAAAATTGTTTTTTATCATCAGCGCTTTCTTCAGATTTTTAGTGGCTAGGCTCATCTTTTTCATCTCTAAATAGGAAAGTCCGATAAAGAAGTAAGTTGAATGAGAGTTTTGATTAAATATGAGTGATTGTTTTAGGTAATCAATAGCTTGAGAATATTTATTCTGTTTATACATGATAATACCGAGTTTGTGATATGCGCTGCCAAAGTTTGCCTTGTACTTAATAGAATTCAGCATATAGGTGATTGACAGGTCATATTCTTCTGTCTTATAGTATAAATTGCCTAAATTGTAGTGAATAAATGGATTATATGGATTTGCATTCAGGGCCTTAATTAAATGTTCTTTTGCAAGATGATATTTATGCAGCCTGCAGTACAGGCTTCCCAGGTTGTTTCTGGCTTTAGAATAGGCTGGATATAATTCAATCGCCTTTAAATAGTGCTCAATTGCAATGAGATATTCACCCTTGCTCTCATACACCACAGCCCAGTAGTAATAATATTCTCTATCCTTTGCCTTGGGATATTTTTTTGAAAAATTCTGAAGTATGCCTTCAATAACATTATATTTATTATTCAAAAGGTGTTTTTTAATTGTTGCATAGCTTTTATTTTTCTCATACTCAAAAAGGAGATTTGAATCCATATCTGTAATAATGTATTCACTCTCATCTTCTTCTGCCACTTTGTCTTCCTTTATTGCTATTGCTTTTTTCCCATAGATATGATCATCCTCTATATTATTTTGCTTTATCCCCTTTTCATTATTTGATTGTTGAATCAGCTTTTTTTTATTTGTATCAACCCTTCTCTTTTCCGAATTGGAGATTCCATAACATATAATTGAGGTATAAAAGAGGAAAGTGAAGATGCCTGCTGTTTGAAAAAAACAACTCATAACCCGTTATCCTATTTGTTGAGATTTGATTAAATACCGATCCTAAATAAAGATCTGTAACTGAATTAATCCATATTTATTGCCCGAACCCTTATTGTGATCGCCCATGGGATATGCAAATTCACTCTTGATATTTGTGTTATGTCCATTTAAAAAGTAGTTGATCCCTCCTATAATATGAGAAGATTCTCGGTCTTGGATCTTATTATTCTGTATTATAGCTCTCTCCTCAACCTTCCTATAGTATTTTATTACCGGTTGAATTCCTTTTGCTATGATAAGTCCTGTCTGGATT
The sequence above is drawn from the Spirochaetota bacterium genome and encodes:
- a CDS encoding VanZ family protein; translation: MERRNVFTEVKYRRFVYVIVFTAIIYLTLPFARLISEYLRTHNLLKHSIYILIAVFIVICCYLIFRYIGYKLINIITILLFFTIYVLIIQRYDIIVEKLHFVEYGILSYLIYNSLTEQLSSRLIYPVSFIILTIIGWVDEIIQYYLPDRFYDIRDVCLNSLSGCLILILIYIVEKLRDRSFDIGRN
- a CDS encoding YIP1 family protein — its product is MMDYIKSLIWVDYFYYTLVEPRRLINIITKEEKKTLPLSISVVAAVSIIEIITISLLGKEDLFFYYKITYGWILAFFILSLIIAITASLVDLACQIRGYNGNAKNIINVIIFSLFPRIFLLPIVIIFKVLHFAPIFFYLFSSILVFIWQALIIIQGISEIHRISFAESVMIFLSPIIFISAILFFSLFLIIINISGYISLL
- the sppA gene encoding signal peptide peptidase SppA, producing MDKNRKIILSILTLVALSSILAIIDIGLNMDKTKQELFTISTPETGPGVGIIRIYGPIRLANDRGHLLGMDSGADSIVKRLDDFGKDNNIKAIVVRINSPGGTVGATQEIYQKLIKLKQKNIILIASIGDVAASGGYYIASACNHILANYGSITGSIGVIAVSPNLKELFHKIGIKMNVIKSGKYKDLLSLYRDISEEEKDIIQRMIDSSYNRFLKDVSLGRNMPISDIKPFADGRVMDGERAVKHNLVDSIGNLEDAINKAREMAKLPQDSAVYDEVRTPLERIIMSIEKKFTRDINLQDRIINNEYSLLEYRYVP
- a CDS encoding DUF4416 family protein, translating into MAKPVIPIKAKLFIGVIANSDDVLNQAERIIEKKFGKIDYKTKKIPFSHTEYYSYMGSNLFKVFFSFHRLFKREDIVVIKLLANKLEKKISGNEKRRVNIDPGYLTLSNVYLATCKDFFHRVYIGRGVYLENEYKYVGKNFQPWEWTYPDYRKHEYLDFFYNMRKLYRKQIKEG
- a CDS encoding tetratricopeptide repeat protein, which produces MSCFFQTAGIFTFLFYTSIICYGISNSEKRRVDTNKKKLIQQSNNEKGIKQNNIEDDHIYGKKAIAIKEDKVAEEDESEYIITDMDSNLLFEYEKNKSYATIKKHLLNNKYNVIEGILQNFSKKYPKAKDREYYYYWAVVYESKGEYLIAIEHYLKAIELYPAYSKARNNLGSLYCRLHKYHLAKEHLIKALNANPYNPFIHYNLGNLYYKTEEYDLSITYMLNSIKYKANFGSAYHKLGIIMYKQNKYSQAIDYLKQSLIFNQNSHSTYFFIGLSYLEMKKMSLATKNLKKALMIKNNFFEAATQLGRIYQSHGEYENALSFYQKAELKNPENTDLKIWISQCLKELRRYNEAIDTIKKLIKDDPNNETLKKYLRSIEKRKLADIRYETDDYYKY